The genomic interval CCATTACAGCAAAGTAGTTTGCTTCATCATCTGCAAAGTTGAATACTCTTCCAGAAGGCATCGTTACAATGTCACCGACAGTGACACTTTTATTTGACAGGTCGCCATGCAACTGTTCGAAGTTTTCCGTAAAAAACATTAAAGATGGTGTACCAAGATTTAATCCTGGTGACATTTTTGCAACGAATTCCTTATTATGTAAAATAATCGTTGTTTCTGAATCCTTTGTAGGAGCAATTTCAATATATCGAAAACCTTGGCCGTTATTTTCTTCAGAAATGACTTGAAAGCCTACTTTTTCTGTCCAAAACTCCACTGCCTTATCTTGGTTATCTACATACAGCATGATTTGACCGACTTTACTAATCATTGATTGTTCCACTCCCTTGATTAAGTAATTATCATAATTGAACTGGGCGTTCCTCAGCCAGCTTGTCTCCATCACCTCCTTATATTATAGCATGTAGAATAGGTTATCAATTGAGCATATTATGATCTTTGCGGCATACGTTATGATGCACTCAATAGAATGCAATCACCTCAGACCAGTCCCATTGTCCATAATAAGAATCTGCTTGGTCGATACCTTTTACCCATTCCACTGCATGGTGTCCATCTATGTCCGCCATGATTACATCTGCTGTAGTATGATCATCCCTCACCCAAAAAAGCTTCGAATGAAGAACTACCGGGTTATAAGCGCCATGCTTTCGGTAGGGCTTAGTCAAATGTTTTTGCACGCCATTATTCAGATCCACCCTCACTAAGTAAGGAAATGCTGCAAGGCGTTGATCGCCATCCGGCTTAGATTCCGCTGCTCTCGACACAATAATATGCTGCAAATCCTGCCAAACAAATGCTTGATCAACGAAATGCTTAGGCGTGTACGCAGCCCCCTTCTCTGAGGTTACTTCCAGCACCTTTAGCTGTTTATTGCTGGTGGCCTCGCGCCCGATCCCTGCAATGTAAGCGAGCCGGCTGCCGCTCTTTGCCCATGAGAACCACTGGGGATTATTCACCATCTCATCAAGTGTACGAAATACAACGCCGTCAGTTGAAATCACACAAAGGATGTTGCTATCGGCCGATAACGACGCGGTTGGCTTAGCAAGAAATGCGATCCATCGACCATCAGCGGACCATTTGAACTCGCTCGTGCCGACCGCAAAAAAATCGTCAGATGGTGCTGGCAGCACATGAACGGTTGTATAGGTGCGAGGATCATCCATTGTACGAAGTGGTATTTGATAAAGATGGATCGGCGTCCATCCATCCGGGAGCAGCTCTGACTGTGAAGAAGCAAAAAAACCTTTACCATACGGCAGCCATGAGAAATTATCTATGGCAGCAGCGGAACCAAGCGGTTTGTCCGGCGAGCTCGCATCAACGTATTGCAGTTGATCCTTTATCTGATATGCCAGCAGCTTATTCTTCGGTGCCCATTGAAAATTTTTGCCGACATTTGCAGCGACGAGCTTGCTCCTGCCTGTTGGCAAATGCAGCACCCATAGCTCTTGCTCTGCATCTCCCTGCGTATATGCAAGCCATTCTCCATCGAATGACCACTTGGGATTGCGCACAAGAGGTCCACTTGCAAGCTTCTTCTCCACTTGACCTGTCTTTAGCCAAAGCTCGCCATTTCGCACAAAAGCAGCCCTTAGAAGTTGTTCTTGTTCCCCATTCGGTGCCGCTGCAATATCTGCTCCACTCGTCATAAATAACAACGCAAAAAACGAAGCGATCCAAAATTTTACGATTCTCATCTAGGGAACCTCCCAAAAAAATACTTGTGGTTACGGTTCCCTTTACTGGTGGAAACATGCATTTATTCGTTCTGTAACTTTTCGTTTTTTTTGTTTCCAGTTTGATACCGATTTGTAACTGTTCTGTTACGAATTATTTTAGCTGCCGCCATATAATTGATTTACAACGATTCATCATCCAGAGGGGCTGAACACCATTTTTACCATCGGTATTATTCGTAATCATCGCTTTTTCCACCGTCTTATTCTCATCGACCTTGCTGCAATTCTCCCCATTCAAATTCATGTAGGAGGATTCCGCCATGCCTAAACCAATCGGCAACAGTAGTCGCTATATGCCGGGACTGGATGGCTTGCGCGCCATTGCCGTTCTTGCCGTCATCGCTTATCACTTGAACTTGCAATGGGTACCGGGCGGACTGCTCGGGGTTACTATGTTTTTTGTCCTCTCTGGATATTTAATCACGGACATTTTGCTGAAACAGCTTCATCCTTCCAAGAAATTAGATCTCAAAACGTTTTTTATTCGCCGAGCTAGGCGATTGCTGCCTGCGATGTTTCTCATGATAGCTGTCGTTTCATTATGGCTGTTGATTAGTGATACAGGCCGGTTATTGTCTCTAAAAGGCGATATCGGGTCAGCGCTTCTTTATATAAGCAACTGGTACCTTATTTTCCATGAGGTTTCCTACTTCGAGAGCTTCGGCCCCGCTTCACCGTTCGGCCATTTATGGTCGCTTGCAGTGGAAGAACAATTTTATTTATTGTGGCCCCTCGTGCTGTTAGCCGTTATCCGCTTCTCTCCAAAACGGGGCAAACTTGCGCTGTGGACACTGGCGGCAGCTGCGGTATCAGCCGGTGCGATGATACTGCTTTACCAGCCGGGTGTTGATCCAAGCCGTGTTTACTATGGGACGGACACCAGAGCCTTTGCCCTTCTCATTGGTGCAGCGCTTGCTATCGTTTGGCCGAGTTGGAAGCTGTCATCGACCTTGTCTGCACGCAGTCGCATGTTTATGGATGCTGTAGGCACATTCGGCTTCGTCATCATTTTGGTTATGATTAATCAGACCAATGAGTATGATTCTTTTCTATATCGTGGAGGCATGGTGCTGTTCTCCCTTGCTACTGCGGTTGTCGTGGCTGCACTCGCCCATCCCGCAAGTAAATTCGCAAATGTAATCGGAAGTAAAGTGCTTGCATGGATCGGCGTCCGTTCCTACGGCATTTATTTATACCATTATCCAATTATCGTGTTAACGACTCCAACGGCCGAGAGCGGGGAGCTGCATCCTTTAAGAGCAATTATTCAAGTAATCCTAACGTTCGTACTTGCTGAGCTTTCTTGGCGGTTTATAGAGGAGCCTATAAGGCATGGTGCGCTTGGAAAAATATATTCCCTGTTTAAACAGCAAATAACGGAGCGGATTGGATTAAAAAAAGCTAGCAGTTATCTCGCCGTGCTTGTCATTGTATTCTCGAGCGTATCCTGCACAAGTAGTGTGAATTTGCAGTCAGCCAGCGGCGATAGCACGAACAATGAAACATCTGTAGTTGCGCCCGACAAGACTGGACAACATGAGGCTGTGATCGAGCCGAAGCCAGCTGAACCAGAAAAACAAACGCCTCCGCAAGCGACGGAACAACCTGGTCAATCTAATACGGCTCCGGGTACAGGAACGGATAAAACCGAACCGTCTATCACCGATCCCGAGCAGCCGAAAGTTGATACCATTGTGAACGGTACCGATGGCAGTAAGCCAAAACCTGTACCCACTGTTAATGACAAACCAACCAGCAATCCCGTACAGGGAAACAAAGATCAGAAGCCTGTACCAGACAAACCGACTGTCACCCCTATCGATCAAAACAGCGTGACAGCAATCGGTGATTCCGTCCTATTGGATGCTGAACCATTCCTAGAGAAGCTGGTTCCGGGTATCGTGGTTGATGGAAAAATAGGAAGACAGTTTGGGCAGGCATTAGATGTGATCGAGGGCTTGAAAAAAAATGACCAGCTTGGAAATACGGTTGTCATTCAGCTCGGAACGAACGGTGCCTTTACGACAAAACAGATGAATGAGCTTCTTGACACGTTAGGCACAGAACGTCAAATCATATTCATCAATACGCGTGTCCCGCGCAAATGGCAGGATTCCGTAAATAAAATGCTCGCAGCCACAGCGAAAAAGACGGAGAACGTGACCATTGTAGACTGGTATACAGCAAGCAAAGGGAAAAAGGACTTTTTTGCCGCTGATGGCGTGCATTTGAAAAAGCATGGAGCACAGTTTTATGCAGACCTGCTCATTAAAGCATTAGACAAATAAAGAAGAGTGCTTTGAAGGTGTAATCGCCTCCGAAGCACTCTTTCTTTATGATGCTCAATTAGGCAAGCGCCATCTTTACCTGCCTAATATAGAAGAAACGAACGATGAAGAAGTAAATGACTTGAACGATAAAAAATAGGCCAAGCACGAGTATGGATTCCTTGAGCAGCGAGTATTTAAACATGTTGGATAGTGTCATGAGGGCAACAGCCCCATGTACTAATGCCACCACGATTGGTGCAAAGAATAGCAATATAATTTGTCGATTCAGTATTTTTGCAAGCTCTTTGTCGCTTAGGCCCATTTTCGAAACCGCTTTGAACTTCTGCCTATCATCATCCAAATCGCTGTACAGGCGGAAATAAAGAAAACTGCCTGCGGAGACAAAAAACACGATTCCGATAAACAAACCAATGAACAGTATC from Paenibacillus sp. FSL K6-3182 carries:
- a CDS encoding VOC family protein, coding for MISKVGQIMLYVDNQDKAVEFWTEKVGFQVISEENNGQGFRYIEIAPTKDSETTIILHNKEFVAKMSPGLNLGTPSLMFFTENFEQLHGDLSNKSVTVGDIVTMPSGRVFNFADDEANYFAVMEKK
- a CDS encoding acyltransferase family protein translates to MPKPIGNSSRYMPGLDGLRAIAVLAVIAYHLNLQWVPGGLLGVTMFFVLSGYLITDILLKQLHPSKKLDLKTFFIRRARRLLPAMFLMIAVVSLWLLISDTGRLLSLKGDIGSALLYISNWYLIFHEVSYFESFGPASPFGHLWSLAVEEQFYLLWPLVLLAVIRFSPKRGKLALWTLAAAAVSAGAMILLYQPGVDPSRVYYGTDTRAFALLIGAALAIVWPSWKLSSTLSARSRMFMDAVGTFGFVIILVMINQTNEYDSFLYRGGMVLFSLATAVVVAALAHPASKFANVIGSKVLAWIGVRSYGIYLYHYPIIVLTTPTAESGELHPLRAIIQVILTFVLAELSWRFIEEPIRHGALGKIYSLFKQQITERIGLKKASSYLAVLVIVFSSVSCTSSVNLQSASGDSTNNETSVVAPDKTGQHEAVIEPKPAEPEKQTPPQATEQPGQSNTAPGTGTDKTEPSITDPEQPKVDTIVNGTDGSKPKPVPTVNDKPTSNPVQGNKDQKPVPDKPTVTPIDQNSVTAIGDSVLLDAEPFLEKLVPGIVVDGKIGRQFGQALDVIEGLKKNDQLGNTVVIQLGTNGAFTTKQMNELLDTLGTERQIIFINTRVPRKWQDSVNKMLAATAKKTENVTIVDWYTASKGKKDFFAADGVHLKKHGAQFYADLLIKALDK